A section of the Bombus terrestris chromosome 2, iyBomTerr1.2, whole genome shotgun sequence genome encodes:
- the LOC100643680 gene encoding uncharacterized protein LOC100643680 isoform X2, with amino-acid sequence MLAARHRARLMMQYPNIDIQEGRRLRSVRRRLFQDEDDDNETESVRNSGVEDNCFFEETRKNRENAKERWNFDFEKEEPLPGRYVWVKLDQHGNEICNPSETKNRIENLQTMQEEDVQDDDITMQDHVEGKDDEKLTDST; translated from the exons ATGCTGGCTGCGAGACACAG GGCTCGACTCATGATGCAATATCCAAACATCGATATACAAGAGGGAAGAAGACTCCGTAGCGTACGAAGAAGACTTTTTCAAGACGAAGACGATGATAACGAAACGGAATCGGTACGAAATTCTGGTGTCGAGGACAACTGTTTTTTTGAAGAGACACGAAAAAATCGAGAAAAC GCTAAGGAAAGATGGAATTTCGACTTCGAGAAAGAAGAACCTCTACCTGGTCGTTATGTATGGGTGAAACTTGACCAGCACGGAAATGAAATCTGTAATCCGTCGGAGACAAAAAATCGAATAGAAAATTTACAAACGATGCAAGAAGAAGACGTGCAAGACGATGACATTACGATGCAGGACCACGTGGAAGGCAAAGATGACGAAAAATTGACTGATAGTACGTGA
- the LOC100643680 gene encoding cyclin-dependent kinase inhibitor 2 isoform X1, whose product MDMKSKCNTDSNSDTNQNISGNREATSERSRARLMMQYPNIDIQEGRRLRSVRRRLFQDEDDDNETESVRNSGVEDNCFFEETRKNRENAKERWNFDFEKEEPLPGRYVWVKLDQHGNEICNPSETKNRIENLQTMQEEDVQDDDITMQDHVEGKDDEKLTDST is encoded by the exons ATGGATATGAAGTCAAAATGCAATACGGATTCGAATTCGGATACAAACCAGAATATCTCCGGAAATCGAGAAGCAACGAGCGAACGATCCAG GGCTCGACTCATGATGCAATATCCAAACATCGATATACAAGAGGGAAGAAGACTCCGTAGCGTACGAAGAAGACTTTTTCAAGACGAAGACGATGATAACGAAACGGAATCGGTACGAAATTCTGGTGTCGAGGACAACTGTTTTTTTGAAGAGACACGAAAAAATCGAGAAAAC GCTAAGGAAAGATGGAATTTCGACTTCGAGAAAGAAGAACCTCTACCTGGTCGTTATGTATGGGTGAAACTTGACCAGCACGGAAATGAAATCTGTAATCCGTCGGAGACAAAAAATCGAATAGAAAATTTACAAACGATGCAAGAAGAAGACGTGCAAGACGATGACATTACGATGCAGGACCACGTGGAAGGCAAAGATGACGAAAAATTGACTGATAGTACGTGA
- the LOC100644594 gene encoding cyclin-dependent kinase inhibitor 1 encodes MSARVLNPVMMTEMSRNLGGGRTVPNRAALARVRRDLFGPVDHAAARALAERELRAQSILDAERWGFDFHLEIPKANSRYEWELVTPQDVVPEPYALRGMPYLRKHAPSTPRKLRDSSPTTRFLRKDSSSPVTPILSKSERTPPQEPRVPQIGEITTNDLFDFDSDKKIYIAEPTTPVLSTSTTRKQSSITDFMKSRKRSLNGSAKSMIEPPEKIARNAGQIRS; translated from the exons ATGAGCGCTCGAGTGTTGAATCCGGTGATGATGACGGAAATGAGCAGGAATTTGGGTGGAGGACGAACGGTGCCGAACAGAGCAGCCCTTGCCCGTGTTCGAAGGGATTTATTCGGACCCGTGGATCATGCCGCAGCTCGTGCATTGGCGGAAAGGGAGCTTCGCGCTCAATCCATACTCGATGCCGAAAGATGGGGCTTTGACTTTCACTTGGAGATTCCAAAAGCTAATTCGAGGTACGAGTGGGAGCTAGTTACACCACAGGATGTGGTGCCTGAACCCTATGCCCTACGAGGTATGCCCTACTTAAGGAAACACGCACCTAGTACGCCTCGGAAACTACGAGATTCCTCGCCCACCACAAGATTCCTCCGTAAAGATTCTTCGTCTCCGGTAACtccaattttatcgaaatcggAGAGAACGCCACCACAGGAGCCAAGGGTACCACAGATCGGCGAAATCACCACCAACGATTTGTTCGACTTCGATTCggacaagaaaatatacatCGCTGAACCCACTACCCCTGTTTTATCAACCTCCACAACGAGAAAACAATCCTCCATAACCG ACTTCATGAAGAGTCGTAAACGTAGCCTAAACGGTAGCGCGAAGAGCATGATAGAGCCGCCGGAGAAGATCGCTCGCAACGCGGGTCAGATACGCAGCTAA